From Drosophila virilis strain 15010-1051.87 chromosome X, Dvir_AGI_RSII-ME, whole genome shotgun sequence, the proteins below share one genomic window:
- the Coq5 gene encoding 2-methoxy-6-polyprenyl-1,4-benzoquinol methylase, mitochondrial, translating to MQNTRKLANLARLLLRRTSATAANPTTATSGTEQTTHFGYQTVKESEKELKVHEVFEQVAQSYDLMNDAMSMGIHRVWKDIFIERLGPEHGMRLLDMAGGTGDISFRYLKYLAKQPNTKQRESHVTVSDINQHMLNVGKERARQLGLTAERLPNASIDWQCADAEKLPFKSDSFTAYTIAFGIRNCTHVDKVLSEAYRVLQPGGRFMCLEFSHLNNETLQWLYDQYSFQVIPPMGQLLAGQWHAYQYLVESIRRFPRQEQFKSMIEQAGFAHVTYENLTFGVVSIHSGFKL from the exons ATGCAAAACACACGCAAACTCGCCAACCTGGCCCGGCTCCTACTCAGACGCACGTCCGCAACCGCGGCCAATCCAACAACAGCCACCAGCGGCACAGAACAGACAACGCATTTCGGCTACCAGACGGTGAAGGAAAGCGAAAAGGAGCTGAAAG TGCACGAGGTGTTTGAGCAGGTGGCCCAGTCGTATGACCTGATGAACGATGCCATGTCGATGGGCATACATCGCGTGTGGAAGGACATATTCATTGAGCGTTTGGGTCCCGAGCATGGCATGCGGCTGCTGGACATGGCCGGCGGCACGGGCGATATCAGTTTTCGGTATCTGAAGTACTTGGCCAAGCAGCCGAATACAAAACAACGTGAAAGCCATGTAACCGTTTCGGACATCAATCAGCATATGCTGAACGTGGGCAAGGAGCGTGCCCGCCAGCTGGGCCTGACCGCTGAACGGCTGCCCAATGCCAGCATCGACTGGCAGTGTGCCGATGCCGAGAAGCTGCCCTTCAAGAGCGACAGCTTCACAGCGTACACCATTGCCTTTGGCATACGCAACTGCACGCACGTGGACAAG GTGCTGAGCGAGGCGTATCGTGTGCTGCAGCCCGGCGGTCGTTTCATGTGTCTGGAGTTCAGCCATTTGAACAACGAGACGCTGCAGTGGCTATACGATCAGTACTCCTTCCAGGTGATACCGCCAATGGGCCAGCTGCTGGCTGGCCAGTGGCACGCCTATCAGTATTTGGTCGAGAGCATACGACGCTTTCCGCGGCAGGAGCAATTCAAGAGCATGATCGAGCAGGCCGGCTTTGCGCATGTGACCTACGAGAATCTAACCTTTGGCGTTGTCAGCATACACTCCGGCTTCAAGCTGTAG